A single region of the Ancylobacter novellus DSM 506 genome encodes:
- a CDS encoding restriction endonuclease subunit S: MTKISRSWRRWRRPLRGGRRGATMLDGWKRRSLADLLEFRNGMNFTQASQGARVKIIGVGDFKDKEVLNDFSETPSITLNGKLNPDDLLKNDDLLFVRSNGNKALIGRCVLVSGITEPISFSGFTIRGRVKSDEINHSFASKLVRSPLFKEHLHRMGGGSSINNLSQDTLSEFCFSLPPLPEQRKIAEILRTWDEAIEKLEALRAAKLRRITSVRQRLFEAAFASHNRLQRARDIFEPVSERARPDLPLLAVMQDIGIVRRDELDRRVAMPDGDTSSYKVVRPGDFVISLRSFEGGLEYSTITGLVSPAYTVLRPTTEVVGDYYRHFFKSRSFIGRLDKLIFGIRDGKQIAFRDFGDMPIPAPPVSEQKAQTGALGCLEADLALENVRIEALTRQKRGLMQKLLTGEWRVNVEAD; encoded by the coding sequence ATGACGAAGATATCGCGCAGCTGGAGGAGATGGAGAAGGCCGCTAAGGGGCGGAAGAAGGGGGGCGACGATGCTTGACGGGTGGAAACGCAGATCCCTAGCGGACCTTCTTGAATTCCGAAATGGGATGAACTTCACGCAGGCATCGCAAGGCGCACGGGTCAAGATCATCGGGGTTGGCGACTTCAAAGACAAGGAAGTGCTCAACGATTTCTCGGAGACCCCTTCGATCACACTTAATGGCAAGCTCAACCCGGATGACCTTCTCAAAAACGACGACTTATTGTTTGTCCGCTCGAACGGGAACAAGGCGCTGATCGGTCGCTGTGTATTAGTTAGCGGGATAACAGAGCCTATTTCTTTCTCCGGGTTCACGATCAGGGGACGTGTCAAATCTGATGAGATTAACCACAGCTTTGCATCAAAGCTCGTCCGATCACCACTGTTCAAAGAGCATTTGCACCGAATGGGTGGTGGCTCGAGTATCAACAACCTTAGTCAGGATACGCTGTCCGAGTTCTGCTTCTCTCTCCCTCCGCTTCCCGAACAGCGCAAGATCGCCGAAATCCTGCGGACATGGGACGAGGCCATCGAGAAGCTGGAGGCGCTGCGGGCGGCGAAGCTGCGGCGGATCACCTCGGTGCGCCAACGCCTGTTCGAGGCCGCGTTCGCATCGCACAATCGGTTGCAGCGCGCCAGGGACATATTCGAGCCCGTCTCGGAGCGCGCCCGTCCCGACTTGCCGCTGCTCGCTGTGATGCAGGACATTGGGATCGTCCGACGTGACGAACTCGACCGCCGCGTGGCTATGCCCGATGGCGACACCTCAAGCTACAAGGTCGTCCGTCCCGGCGACTTCGTGATCAGCCTGCGTTCGTTCGAAGGGGGGCTGGAATACTCGACAATCACCGGGCTGGTCAGTCCCGCCTACACGGTCCTCCGGCCGACAACCGAGGTCGTCGGCGACTACTACCGCCACTTCTTTAAGTCCCGCAGCTTCATCGGGCGCCTAGACAAACTGATCTTCGGCATCCGCGATGGCAAGCAGATCGCCTTCCGCGACTTCGGCGACATGCCCATCCCGGCACCGCCTGTGTCTGAGCAGAAAGCCCAGACAGGTGCGCTTGGCTGCCTCGAAGCCGACCTCGCGCTTGAGAATGTTCGGATCGAAGCACTCACCCGACAGAAGCGCGGGCTTATGCAGAAGCTGCTGACGGGCGAATGGCGCGTGAACGTGGAGGCCGACTGA
- a CDS encoding virulence RhuM family protein has product MSEGELILYSTEDGAATIGLRAVDGTVWLSQREIAELFDKDVRTVNEHIRNVFAEGECDPGATIRKFRIVQTEGSRQVEREVDTYNLDVILSVGYRVRSARGTQFRRWATTVLREYLVKGFAMDDARLKQAEQWDYFDEWLARIRDIRASEKRFYQKVRDLYTTAIDYDKTSEQAQAFFKKVQNKMLWAVTGKTAAELIENRSDPNAPNMGLTNWKGSVVRKGDVGTAKNYLKAEEVEELNRIVVMYLDYAEDQARRRRPVAMAEWADKLDAFLSFNDRDVLTHAGRLRMEVAQKLAAERFEVFDANRRAAEALAADDEDIAQLEEMEKAAKGRKKGGDDA; this is encoded by the coding sequence ATGTCTGAAGGAGAACTGATCCTTTACAGCACCGAAGATGGCGCCGCGACCATCGGCCTGCGAGCCGTGGACGGCACCGTTTGGCTGAGCCAGCGGGAGATCGCGGAGTTGTTCGACAAGGATGTGCGCACCGTGAACGAGCACATCCGCAACGTCTTCGCCGAGGGTGAGTGCGATCCGGGGGCAACTATCCGGAAATTCCGGATAGTTCAAACCGAGGGCTCGAGGCAGGTCGAGCGCGAGGTCGACACCTACAACCTCGACGTCATCCTGTCGGTCGGTTACCGGGTCCGCTCGGCGCGCGGCACCCAGTTCCGTCGCTGGGCCACCACCGTTTTGCGCGAATACCTAGTCAAGGGATTCGCCATGGATGATGCCCGGCTGAAACAGGCCGAGCAATGGGACTATTTCGACGAGTGGCTGGCCCGCATTCGGGACATCCGCGCCTCGGAGAAGCGCTTCTACCAGAAGGTGCGCGACCTCTACACAACCGCTATCGACTACGACAAGACGTCCGAGCAGGCGCAGGCCTTCTTCAAAAAGGTGCAGAATAAGATGCTCTGGGCCGTTACGGGCAAGACAGCCGCAGAGCTGATCGAGAACCGCAGCGATCCGAACGCCCCGAATATGGGCCTGACCAACTGGAAGGGCTCAGTCGTGCGCAAGGGCGATGTCGGCACCGCCAAGAACTACCTCAAGGCCGAGGAGGTCGAGGAACTCAACCGCATCGTCGTGATGTACCTCGACTACGCCGAGGACCAGGCGAGGCGCCGCCGCCCGGTCGCCATGGCCGAATGGGCCGACAAGCTCGACGCCTTCCTGTCCTTCAACGATCGCGACGTGCTGACCCATGCCGGGCGGCTGCGGATGGAGGTGGCACAGAAGCTGGCCGCCGAGCGGTTCGAGGTGTTCGACGCCAACCGCCGCGCCGCCGAAGCGCTGGCGGCGGATGACGAAGATATCGCGCAGCTGGAGGAGATGGAGAAGGCCGCTAAGGGGCGGAAGAAGGGGGGCGACGATGCTTGA
- a CDS encoding type I restriction-modification system subunit M — MNDHLTQQQVNQTVWAACDTFRGVVDAGQYKDYILVMLFLKYISDHWNDHLEIYRKQFGGDETRIRRRLERERFVLPEGASFYDLYEARNEPNIGELINIALERIEDANRTKLEGVFRNIDFNSEANLGRVKDRNRRLKNVLEDFAKPALDLRPSRVTEDIIGECYIYLISRFASDAGKKAGEFYTPSAVSRLLAKLAAPKPGDTICDPACGSGSLLIRAAEEVGSENFALYGQEVNGATWALARMNMFLHAKDAARIEWCDTLNSPALVEGDHLMKFDVVVANPPFSLDKWGAESADTDQFKRYWRGIPPKSKGDYGFITHMIEIAKRLSGRVAVIVPHGVLFRGGAEGRIRQALIEENLLDAVVGLPANLFTTTGIPVAILVFDRSREQGGVNEDRRDVLFIDAGKEFTPGKTQNVMDEAHISKVLETYAARSEIEKYSHRASPEEIAENDFNLNIPRYVDTFEPEEEIDVAALQKQINIIEAELAEVRGKMAGYLKELGVDV, encoded by the coding sequence ATGAATGATCATCTTACCCAGCAACAGGTTAACCAGACGGTCTGGGCCGCTTGCGACACCTTCCGGGGCGTTGTCGATGCGGGACAGTATAAAGACTACATCCTCGTGATGCTGTTCCTGAAATACATCTCCGACCACTGGAACGACCATCTCGAAATCTATCGTAAGCAATTTGGAGGGGATGAGACCCGGATCCGCCGGAGGCTGGAACGTGAGCGCTTCGTCCTCCCCGAAGGTGCCAGCTTCTACGATCTCTATGAAGCGCGGAACGAACCCAATATCGGCGAGCTCATCAATATCGCGCTGGAGCGGATCGAGGATGCCAACCGCACCAAGCTCGAAGGCGTGTTCCGGAACATCGACTTCAACTCCGAGGCAAATCTGGGGCGAGTCAAGGACCGCAATCGCCGCCTCAAGAACGTGCTGGAGGATTTCGCCAAGCCCGCGCTCGACCTGCGCCCTTCGCGGGTAACAGAGGACATCATCGGCGAGTGCTACATTTATCTCATCTCGCGCTTCGCCTCCGACGCGGGCAAGAAGGCCGGCGAGTTCTACACGCCCTCTGCTGTCTCCCGCCTGCTCGCGAAGCTGGCGGCTCCCAAGCCGGGTGATACGATCTGCGACCCTGCCTGCGGGTCCGGATCGCTACTCATCCGGGCGGCCGAGGAGGTTGGGTCCGAGAACTTCGCTCTCTATGGCCAAGAAGTGAACGGCGCGACATGGGCGCTGGCACGGATGAACATGTTTCTCCATGCCAAGGATGCCGCGCGTATCGAGTGGTGCGACACGCTCAACAGCCCCGCACTGGTCGAGGGCGACCACCTGATGAAGTTCGACGTGGTGGTAGCCAACCCCCCGTTCAGCCTCGACAAGTGGGGCGCGGAGAGTGCGGACACCGACCAGTTCAAGCGTTACTGGCGCGGCATCCCGCCGAAGTCCAAGGGCGACTACGGCTTCATCACCCACATGATCGAGATCGCCAAGCGCCTGAGCGGCCGGGTGGCCGTCATCGTGCCGCATGGCGTTCTGTTCAGGGGCGGCGCCGAGGGGCGTATCCGTCAGGCGCTGATCGAGGAGAACCTGCTTGACGCCGTGGTGGGCCTGCCCGCCAACTTGTTCACGACCACGGGCATCCCGGTGGCCATTCTGGTCTTCGACCGCTCTCGCGAACAGGGCGGCGTCAACGAGGACCGGCGAGACGTCCTGTTCATCGACGCCGGCAAAGAGTTCACGCCGGGCAAGACCCAGAACGTGATGGACGAGGCGCATATCAGCAAGGTGCTGGAAACCTACGCTGCGCGGTCGGAGATCGAGAAATACTCACACCGCGCCAGTCCGGAAGAGATCGCTGAGAACGACTTCAACCTCAACATCCCCCGCTACGTCGACACCTTCGAGCCGGAGGAGGAAATTGACGTGGCCGCCTTGCAGAAGCAGATCAACATCATCGAGGCCGAACTGGCCGAGGTGCGGGGCAAGATGGCCGGCTACCTGAAGGAGCTGGGCGTCGATGTCTGA
- a CDS encoding restriction endonuclease subunit S: protein MRLADVCAIQTGYTARGRLEPAAAEGVLAIQLRDISPNGLVDPERLARVQLEGLADRYFVRPGDVLFRSRGERNTASALDGRLREPALAVLPLMVLRPNREVITPEYLAWAINQPPVQRHFDLAARGTNIRMIPRSSLDDLELDVPDIKTQEAIVALDALAERERELSQFAAETRRQMMGLVLVERASRLRTRTRKGRSPQ from the coding sequence ATGCGGCTCGCGGACGTCTGCGCCATTCAGACCGGCTACACCGCTCGCGGCAGATTGGAGCCGGCGGCTGCTGAGGGTGTGCTTGCAATCCAGTTGCGGGACATCTCTCCCAATGGCCTCGTCGATCCGGAACGCCTCGCTCGCGTCCAGCTGGAAGGCTTGGCAGACCGCTATTTCGTGCGCCCTGGCGATGTGCTGTTCCGTTCGCGGGGTGAGCGCAACACGGCCTCCGCCTTGGATGGGCGTCTGCGAGAGCCAGCACTTGCAGTGCTTCCTCTGATGGTGCTGCGTCCGAATCGCGAAGTCATAACGCCCGAATATCTAGCGTGGGCCATCAACCAGCCCCCCGTACAGCGTCACTTCGACCTAGCTGCACGTGGCACGAACATCCGGATGATTCCCCGATCCAGCCTCGATGACCTCGAACTCGATGTCCCTGACATCAAGACTCAAGAAGCGATCGTCGCCCTCGATGCGCTGGCCGAACGGGAGCGGGAGCTGTCTCAGTTCGCCGCAGAGACGCGACGACAGATGATGGGCCTGGTCCTCGTTGAGCGAGCGAGCAGGCTGCGCACTCGGACGAGAAAAGGAAGGTCGCCCCAATGA
- a CDS encoding IS1595 family transposase, with amino-acid sequence MSSEKLTVRQFFARFPNDDACLNHIMEVRYGMRHVCERCGKEATFHKMSERRAFACAACGDHVYPCAGTIFQDSRTSLQTWFYAIYLFVVTRHGVSGKELERTLGVTYKTAWRMGQQIRQLMEKADGFAMLQGHVEADEAYVGGHRPGKRGRGAAGKTIVMGMKERGGRLTTEVIPDVKKATLRDVVNRNVEPGSVVSTDELMSYGLLEGDGYVHGQVKHGAKEWSYYDYRHGATHSTNSVEAFWRLFKASVRSTHIHVSPKYMDRYLSEFAFRSNHRAMRNAMFDLLIGAV; translated from the coding sequence ATGTCGTCCGAAAAGCTCACTGTCCGCCAGTTCTTCGCCCGCTTCCCCAATGATGACGCCTGCCTCAACCACATCATGGAGGTGCGGTACGGCATGCGCCATGTGTGCGAGCGCTGCGGCAAGGAAGCGACCTTCCATAAGATGAGCGAGCGCCGCGCGTTTGCGTGCGCCGCCTGTGGCGACCACGTGTATCCCTGCGCAGGCACGATCTTTCAGGACAGCCGCACGTCTCTCCAAACTTGGTTCTATGCGATCTACCTGTTCGTGGTGACCCGCCACGGCGTTTCCGGCAAGGAGCTTGAGCGCACCCTCGGCGTCACCTACAAGACCGCATGGCGCATGGGGCAGCAAATCCGCCAGCTTATGGAGAAGGCGGACGGCTTCGCCATGCTCCAGGGTCACGTTGAAGCCGATGAGGCCTACGTCGGCGGTCACCGCCCCGGCAAGCGTGGTCGCGGCGCCGCTGGCAAGACCATCGTTATGGGCATGAAGGAACGCGGCGGGCGACTGACGACCGAGGTTATCCCGGACGTGAAGAAGGCAACCCTGCGTGACGTGGTGAACCGGAACGTTGAGCCGGGCTCTGTCGTCTCCACCGACGAACTGATGTCCTACGGCTTACTGGAGGGCGACGGCTACGTGCATGGGCAGGTGAAGCACGGCGCCAAGGAGTGGAGCTACTACGACTACCGCCACGGCGCGACGCACAGCACGAACAGCGTCGAAGCCTTCTGGCGACTGTTTAAGGCTTCCGTCCGCTCGACGCACATTCACGTCAGCCCCAAGTACATGGATCGATACCTCAGCGAGTTCGCTTTCCGGTCGAACCACCGCGCGATGCGGAACGCGATGTTCGATCTGCTGATTGGGGCTGTCTGA
- a CDS encoding NYN domain-containing protein, which translates to MRVACYVDGFNLYHAVDALGDARLKWLNLRSLAESYLAPDDVLVRTVFFTAFNTWEHAKRQRHVNYVKALGATGVEVVLSRFDKVHKHCFTHERFCKLREEKQTDVAIAIEVMSDCYERGIERVLLITADSDQVPMVRRIRDRFPETIIFMIAPPKRLNAARELGQACSGVAELTAGRLRQHALPDELRDGRGHLIAARPAIYGPHGN; encoded by the coding sequence ATGAGGGTGGCCTGCTACGTCGACGGCTTCAATCTTTATCACGCGGTTGATGCGCTAGGCGACGCCCGCCTAAAATGGCTGAATCTGAGGTCTCTCGCCGAATCCTATCTCGCGCCAGACGACGTTCTTGTCAGAACGGTCTTCTTCACCGCGTTCAACACGTGGGAACACGCCAAGCGCCAGCGACACGTGAACTACGTGAAGGCTCTAGGGGCGACAGGCGTTGAGGTGGTGCTGTCGCGCTTCGACAAGGTTCACAAGCACTGCTTCACTCACGAGCGGTTTTGTAAGCTGCGCGAGGAAAAGCAAACTGATGTGGCCATTGCGATAGAGGTGATGTCCGACTGCTATGAGCGGGGCATAGAGCGCGTCCTCCTCATAACGGCGGACAGCGATCAGGTGCCCATGGTGCGTCGCATCCGAGACCGTTTCCCCGAAACAATCATCTTCATGATTGCCCCACCTAAGCGCCTCAATGCGGCGCGAGAGCTTGGACAGGCATGCAGCGGCGTGGCCGAACTGACGGCGGGGCGACTTCGCCAACACGCATTGCCAGACGAACTTAGAGACGGGCGCGGTCATCTCATTGCCGCTCGCCCCGCCATTTATGGCCCACACGGAAACTAA
- a CDS encoding helix-turn-helix transcriptional regulator, which yields MKVTPAQVRAARALLDISQQDLADLSKVGLRTIVQFERGSGSISASIIQALALSLEASGIEFIPENGGGAGARFRKPSASD from the coding sequence ATGAAGGTTACGCCAGCTCAAGTCCGTGCCGCGCGGGCGTTGCTTGATATCTCGCAGCAGGATTTGGCTGACTTATCAAAGGTCGGATTGCGCACGATCGTGCAGTTTGAGCGAGGTTCAGGCTCCATATCTGCATCGATCATCCAGGCGCTCGCACTGTCGCTCGAAGCCTCCGGCATCGAGTTCATTCCGGAGAATGGCGGCGGTGCGGGTGCGCGCTTCCGCAAGCCATCAGCATCTGATTGA
- a CDS encoding helix-turn-helix domain-containing protein — MNNQIITTPSGDRLVVLPEADYQALVAAAEDAADIVAVCRFKERLASGEEGLVPAAIVDRLVAGENAIRVWREHRGLSASSLAEKAGIARAFLSQIETGNRDGTVATLKKIADALLVTVDDLI; from the coding sequence ATGAATAACCAGATAATCACCACCCCGTCTGGCGACCGTCTGGTTGTCCTGCCGGAGGCCGACTATCAGGCGCTCGTCGCCGCCGCTGAAGATGCCGCCGACATCGTGGCCGTGTGCCGTTTCAAGGAGCGCCTCGCCAGCGGTGAAGAAGGGCTCGTGCCCGCTGCCATTGTCGATCGACTTGTGGCCGGCGAGAATGCCATCCGCGTTTGGCGGGAGCACCGTGGCCTGTCCGCTAGTTCGCTCGCCGAGAAAGCCGGCATTGCGCGAGCCTTCCTATCGCAGATCGAGACCGGGAACCGCGACGGCACCGTGGCAACGCTCAAGAAGATCGCCGATGCCCTGTTGGTGACGGTCGACGACCTGATTTGA